From the Variovorax paradoxus genome, the window CGGGCGGCGGCAACGCCGCATCGAAGCGCAGGCTTCCCGACATGCCCAGGTGCAGCAACAGGATGCCTCGATCGAGATCGATCAGCAGGTACTTGCCGCGGCGGCGCACCTGCAGCACCCTTCGCCCGACCAGCGCCTCGGGCAGCACCATGAGCGCCCAGCGCAGGGGCTTGCCGATGCGCACCGCGTCGATGCGTGCACCGGCAATGCGGTCTGCAAAGCCGCGTCGGGTGACTTCGACTTCGGGTAGTTCAGGCATGAAAAAGTAAATCTCCGGCAAACGCCATCGGCGTTGAAGCCCCACGCGGCGCTCGTTCAAAAGGCTGGATTATTATGGTCAGATGAACTTTTCGCCCCGCCGACACCGCCTTGCGGCGGCCGCGTCTCTTGCCTTGATCGCCTGTGCGATTCACGCACAAACCTCCGATCCCGCAGCCCCCACCAGCCCCGCGCCAGTCATCGAACGCTCCGCGCCGCCGAAGCCGCCGGCCCGCCCGCGCGTGGTGGCCGCCGCCAAGCCGGCCAGCGAGGCCGACATCGCGCAGCCTTCCGCGCTCACGGCCGACCTGTTCTACGAAATCCTGATGGGCGAGCTGACGACGCGTTCCGGCGACCCCGGCTCAGGCTACGCGCTGGTGCTCGATGCTGCACGCCGGTTGCGCGACGGCAAGCTGTTCCAGCGCGCCGTCGAGATCGCGCTGCAATCGCGTTCCGGCGACGCTGCGCTGGCCGCCGCGCGGGCCTGGCAGGAAACCCTGCCGACGTCGCGCGATGCACGGCGCATCGAACTTCAGATCCTGATCGCCCTGAATCGCATCAGCGAGACCGTCGAACCGCTGCGCGCCGAAGTGGCGGCAACCTCGCAGGTCGAACGCCCGCTGCTGATGGCGGTGATCGCGCGCAACTATTCGCGCGCTGCGGACAAGAAGCTCGCGGCCTCGGTGGTCGAGCAAGCGCTGTCGGACGAACTCAAGAGCCCCACGATGGGTGGACTGGCCTGGGCCACCGTGGGACGGTTGCGCCTCAATGCGGGCGATGCCTCCGGTGCCCTCGAGGCGGCGCGCAAGGGCCAGGAAGTCGACCCGGCCTCCGACGCGCCCGTGGCGCTGGCGCTCGAGATGATCGACCCCGGCCAGCCGCTGGCCGAGCCGATCGTCACGCGCTACCTGAACACCAACCCTAAAGCCGCGCCCGACCTGCGCATTGCCTACGCCCGCGTGCTGGTTGAAAACCGCCGCTACGCCGACGCGACCACGCAGCTGCAGGCCGTGACCTCGTCGCGCCCCGAACTCGCGGAGCCCTGGCTGCTGCTTGGCAGCCTGCAGATGCAGGCCAAGCAGGACGCCGCCGCCGAGACCTCGATCAAGCGCTTCATCGAGCTGTCGAACAGCCCGAGCAACAAGGACACCGACGCTGCCGACCGCAAGCGCAGCGTGTCGCAGGCCTACCTGGCGCTCTCGCAGCTGGCGGAACGGCGCAAGGATTACGCGGCTGCCGAGCGCTGGCTCTCGCGCATCGACGGCGCAGACGAAATGGTTGCCGCGCAGACCCGCCGCGCGGCACTGCTGGCCCGCCAGGGCAAGCTCCCGCAGGCGCGGGAAGTAATCCGCGCTCTGCCCGAGCGCACTGCGGAAGACAAGAAGCAGAAGTTCCTGGCAGAAGTTCAGTTGCTGCGCGACGCCAAGCAATACCAGGCCGCCTACGACATGCTGGCGAAAGCCTCTGCGGAATCGCCGGACGACGCCGACCTGGTCTACGACCAGGCCATGGTGGCCGAGAAACTCAACCGCCTCGACGACATGGAGCGGCTGCTGCGGCGGCTGATTGCGCTGAAGCCCGAGAGCCAGAACGGCTACAACGCGCTCGGCTATTCGTTCGCCGATCGCAAGATCCGGCTCGACGAAGCGCGCACGCTGATCCAGAAAGCGGTGCAGCTCGCACCCGACGATCCGTTCATTGCCGACAGCCTGGGCTGGGTGGAGTTCCGGCTCGGCAACATGGACGAGGCCATCCGCATCCTCGAGGCCGCATACAAGACGCGGCCCGATCCGGAAATCGGCGCGCATTTCGGCGAGGTGCTGTGGTCGGCCGGCCAGAAGGATCGCGCCGTCACGATCTGGAAGGAAGCGCTCCTGAGCGATGCCGAAAACGAAACCCTGCAGGAAACGCTCAAGCGCCTGCGGGTGAAGCCCTGACATGACGCGGGTCGACCAGGGTCGCCGCACGCTGCTGGCAGCGGGCGGCGCGGCTGTTCTTTTGATAGCGGGCTGTGCGCAGTTCTCGGGCGGTTCGTCTGCGCCCCCCGCCCGCTCGGACAGCTGGAGCGGGCGAATGTCGCTTCGCATCGAGAGCGAACCGGTGCAGACCTTCGCGGCGCTGTTCGAGCTTCGCGGCTCGGCCGAGGCCGGTGACCTCACCTTGACCACCCCCATCGGCAGCACGCTTGCGCAACTGCACTGGGCGCCGGGCGAGGCGTTGCTGAAGGATGGCAATCACACCCGCCGCTTCGATTCGGTCGATGCATTGATCGAAGCTGCCACGGGCGCGGCCATTCCGGTGGGCGCGCTGTTCGGCTGGCTCGCGGGCCGCAGCGACCCTGTGCCCGGCTGGAAGCCCGATCTGGCGCAGCTCGGCAATGGCCGTCTGCAGGCCGTGCGCGAATCGCCGAACCCGCGCGCAGATCTGCGCATCGTGTTCGAGCGGTCATGAAGGCGCTCTACGACCTTCCCGCGCCGGCCAAGCTCAACCTCTTCCTTCACATCACCGGCCGGCGCGACGACGGCTACCACCTGCTGCAGTCGGTGTTCATGCTGATCGACTGGTGCGACACGCTGCACGTCGAACTGCGCCGCGACGGCCAGTTGAGCCGTGAGGACCTCACGACGGAATTGCCCGCGGACGACCTCGTGTTGCGCGCGGCGCGAGCACTGCAGGCGCACGCCGCTCCCGGGCAAGGTGCACACATCGGCGTGGCGAAGCATGTCCCCTCGCAGGCAGGCATGGGCGGCGGCTCTTCGGACGCCGCAACATGCCTGCTCGCGCTCAATCGCCTCTGGGGACTGAACCTGCCGCTCTCGCGGCTCGCGCACATCGGGCTGAAGCTGGGTGCCGATGTCCCTTTTTTCCTCGGTGGTCGAAATGCATGGGTCGAAGGCGTCGGAGAGCTGCTGACGCCGGTTACACTCCCTCCCGCGCACTTCGCAGTGGTCAAACCTCCCGAGGGACTCGATACCCGACTAATTTTTTCAGCAACGGATCTGCAACGCGCTACTCCTGTTGCTATAATCTCAGGCTTTGCTGCAGATAGCGAATCGCTAGAAGCGACAAACCTGAAAAGCTCGGTTTTGAGTGACTCGGTTTTCGATTTCGGCCACAACGACCTGCAGCCGGTTGCACAGCGACTTTGTCCCGGAGTCACCGAAGCCATCGAATGGCTCGGCGCGTTGGGATTGAAGGCACGAATGACCGGCTCCGGAAGTTCGGTATTCGCGAAGTTGCCGCAAGCGCCGCATGAAGCGGAACTGCCGGAAGCCCCCGATGGCTGGCAGGTTCGTCATTGCAGCAACCTGGAAACTCATCCGCTGTGCGGTTGGGCAACCTGAAGATAATCGGATCGTTCATGCGGTTCGATGCGACATATATCGGTTGGTGGCGAAAGCCGTCGACCCGTGTAGGGGAGTCGCCAAGCTGGTTAAGGCACTGGATTTTGATTCCAGCATGCAAAGGTTCGAATCCTTTCTCCCCTGCCAAATCTTCAGAGACTGCGGCCCAACGGCCGCAGTTCTTCATTTGCAGCCCACCCGCTGCAATAATCGGCGGCCCACCGGTCGCTATGCATCACAAACCTTTTGGCGGCTTCCTAAGCCAACTTGCACTGCCGGGACGCGCTCATGCAGGCTAATCACCCTGACTTCATGGTTTTCACCGGCAATGCCAATCCCGGCCTTGCTGCAGAAATCGCGCAGAACCTCGGCACCTCGCTGGGCGCCGCCCGCGTCGGCCGCTTCTCCGACGGCGAAGTCACCGTCGAGATCAACCAGAACGTGCGTGCGCGTGACGTGTTCGTTGTTCAGTCGACCTGCGCGCCGACCAACGAAAACCTGATGGAACTGCTGATCATGGTCGACGCGCTCAAGCGCGCTTCGGCCGAACGCATCAGC encodes:
- a CDS encoding tetratricopeptide repeat protein translates to MNFSPRRHRLAAAASLALIACAIHAQTSDPAAPTSPAPVIERSAPPKPPARPRVVAAAKPASEADIAQPSALTADLFYEILMGELTTRSGDPGSGYALVLDAARRLRDGKLFQRAVEIALQSRSGDAALAAARAWQETLPTSRDARRIELQILIALNRISETVEPLRAEVAATSQVERPLLMAVIARNYSRAADKKLAASVVEQALSDELKSPTMGGLAWATVGRLRLNAGDASGALEAARKGQEVDPASDAPVALALEMIDPGQPLAEPIVTRYLNTNPKAAPDLRIAYARVLVENRRYADATTQLQAVTSSRPELAEPWLLLGSLQMQAKQDAAAETSIKRFIELSNSPSNKDTDAADRKRSVSQAYLALSQLAERRKDYAAAERWLSRIDGADEMVAAQTRRAALLARQGKLPQAREVIRALPERTAEDKKQKFLAEVQLLRDAKQYQAAYDMLAKASAESPDDADLVYDQAMVAEKLNRLDDMERLLRRLIALKPESQNGYNALGYSFADRKIRLDEARTLIQKAVQLAPDDPFIADSLGWVEFRLGNMDEAIRILEAAYKTRPDPEIGAHFGEVLWSAGQKDRAVTIWKEALLSDAENETLQETLKRLRVKP
- a CDS encoding lipoprotein insertase outer membrane protein LolB, with the protein product MSLRIESEPVQTFAALFELRGSAEAGDLTLTTPIGSTLAQLHWAPGEALLKDGNHTRRFDSVDALIEAATGAAIPVGALFGWLAGRSDPVPGWKPDLAQLGNGRLQAVRESPNPRADLRIVFERS
- the ispE gene encoding 4-(cytidine 5'-diphospho)-2-C-methyl-D-erythritol kinase; translated protein: MKALYDLPAPAKLNLFLHITGRRDDGYHLLQSVFMLIDWCDTLHVELRRDGQLSREDLTTELPADDLVLRAARALQAHAAPGQGAHIGVAKHVPSQAGMGGGSSDAATCLLALNRLWGLNLPLSRLAHIGLKLGADVPFFLGGRNAWVEGVGELLTPVTLPPAHFAVVKPPEGLDTRLIFSATDLQRATPVAIISGFAADSESLEATNLKSSVLSDSVFDFGHNDLQPVAQRLCPGVTEAIEWLGALGLKARMTGSGSSVFAKLPQAPHEAELPEAPDGWQVRHCSNLETHPLCGWAT